CCATTCAGATAGAACCCGATGCACAAAATTCCGGGTCTCTTCAGGAAGTTCTTTTTCCCCTTTGAGCCATTTGCGAACATTTCCGATCTCCCAGTTCCAGGAAGCAAGAACAAGAGTAAGGTCTTCAGGAAACTGCTTCATGAGCCAAGAGACATACACGGTCGCGCCTTTTGTGGCCTGCTCGGGATCGAAAGGATCAGTCGGAAGAGCGAACCTTTCCCGGAGATCTTTCAGATAGATAGGAGTCAGCTGAAACAGTCCTGCAGCCTTGGTCCGTTCGTTGTAAGCGACAGGGTTCAGCGAACTTTCTACCGTGGCAATGGCAATCATTAGGTCAGCATCGGGTCGCGGCTTTGCAATTACCTTCTGAACCCATTCGCGAATCTGGTCTTGTCTGACCATGTGATCACCTTCTTGTGAGGATATAGTAGATCAACCCTCCGGATGCGGCTGAGCCAACGGCCCATTTGACTATTTCGCTGATAATCTGCCACTTTGTCTTTTTTATCCCCAGCAATGCATCTGTGAGCTTGTCTATCAAGTCCTTTTTCCAACCGTTGTCGAGGTGCTCTTTGAGCTCGTCTATCTTTTTGTCTATTTCTTTGCTTTGTGTTTCGTTCATATTCTTGACTTCATCAAGGATTTCTTTTTTGAAATCGTCTTTTTGCAAGAGAAAGTAGCATTCTTCAGTATTGTGGATTTTCTGCATCATGATCACCAGTCTTTCTCTTTGGGTGTGTATTTTACGAATTCTGCTATAATACGAATACCCTTTTTCATTCGTATAGCCTCCACTACCCAGCCTCCAATGACTGGGTGGAGGTTTTTTCTTATTTCATAGGGAGTTTGAGCTTCGAAACAACCGGGCTGGAAACATTCAACATTTCGGATCGTCACGTACTCTTTCTGGTGAAAGTGCCCCATACTCACGAAATCCGGCAGGTTTTCTGCCGTGAACGACTCCACGAGCTTTTGGAGTTTGTACGAGATAGCATAAGCCTGCCCGCCATCAGGATGGTGGAGAGAGAATCGGAACCCTGCCCAATCTACAAATGCTTGGTACTCTCCAATGACTCGAATGTCTGGCCTTTTTGCAGCAACAAGGTCCATTATGCTGTCACCTGCAAGAGCCATCCAGGCTTCGTCGTGGTTTCCTCGTATGCCGCTGATTTCATTGAAGAGATACAAAAAAAGCGGAGCAGCAAGGAAAAATCTCTTTAATTTGAAGAAAGAAATTACAATTTTGCAATCTAGAGAAATAACTTAAACAAGAGTTGTGTTTAAATGTAAGTTTATTGTATAATAACGACGAAATTGCTAGGGGTGAACCCCGAAAGGGGTTTATTTTTGAGGGGGATAGGAATGAGGAGAATTGGTTTTATCACTTTTCTCCTGATTTTATTCGCATTCTTTCTTTCTTCGTGCTCACTTATGCAATCTTCAAAATCTAATATCCCTCGGGTTCAACCTTTACAACAAACTGAAAACGAAAAAAATATCTCTTCAAATTCTGTTGTCAGCCTTTCCACCATAATAAGAATGGCAGATGAATTAGATTCAATTCAATGCCAGGAAGACTTTGTGTCATATATGAATTCCAGGTATTCCAACATTATTGATATAAAATTAGACAATTGTGCGGAATTGCTCATAGCAGTAAACGAACCCAACCGTAAAGAGGCATTGCTTCATGAATACTATTCGAAGGATACTATGAGCAAAGAGTTGTTAGCTGCAATAATTAATTCAGCATGGCAATTAAAAGAACAAAATGAGTCTGACAAAGCTTTCAAACTCTCAATTTCTCTCTTCAACCGCGCAATGAACTCACAATATCAAGATTTAAAGGTATTATATTTAAATAATTTAGGGATTTTTCTTAGAGAAGTTGGAGATTTTGATGGATACAAATACACAATAAAGTATGCTTCATCTCTGCAATGTTCAAACAAAAGGTATTTAGGATATATTTCATGGAATATGGCTTATATATACTTGAAAGAAGGCAAAGTATCTCTCGCACTGCATTATATATATAAATGCATTTCAAGTGATCTTAACCAACTTGATGATGTTTTGACTTCGACGGATTTCGATGAGCTAAGAAAACAACCAACCTTTTGGAAGATCATTGATAAATATAGAGATGAGTTTATGAGTAAATATAAGCAAGGGTTTAGAGATATTCCATGGGGTATGAGTTTAAATGAATGCAAGAAGTTGGCAAAAGGCAAATCATCCATACAAAAAACGATAGCAAAATACGGAATTACAGCCCTTATTCAAACTGAGAATATACTTTTAACCGAAGCCAGCATAGCATATCTTTTTTCAAATGATAGGTTATTCGCAGTTATTATGGCATTCAACAATGTTACATTTGGAGATTATTACAATGC
This genomic interval from Kosmotoga pacifica contains the following:
- a CDS encoding lytic transglycosylase domain-containing protein, giving the protein MVRQDQIREWVQKVIAKPRPDADLMIAIATVESSLNPVAYNERTKAAGLFQLTPIYLKDLRERFALPTDPFDPEQATKGATVYVSWLMKQFPEDLTLVLASWNWEIGNVRKWLKGEKELPEETRNFVHRVLSEWEKLKKEKEE
- a CDS encoding metallophosphoesterase family protein yields the protein MYLFNEISGIRGNHDEAWMALAGDSIMDLVAAKRPDIRVIGEYQAFVDWAGFRFSLHHPDGGQAYAISYKLQKLVESFTAENLPDFVSMGHFHQKEYVTIRNVECFQPGCFEAQTPYEIRKNLHPVIGGWVVEAIRMKKGIRIIAEFVKYTPKEKDW
- a CDS encoding TPR end-of-group domain-containing protein, with protein sequence MRRIGFITFLLILFAFFLSSCSLMQSSKSNIPRVQPLQQTENEKNISSNSVVSLSTIIRMADELDSIQCQEDFVSYMNSRYSNIIDIKLDNCAELLIAVNEPNRKEALLHEYYSKDTMSKELLAAIINSAWQLKEQNESDKAFKLSISLFNRAMNSQYQDLKVLYLNNLGIFLREVGDFDGYKYTIKYASSLQCSNKRYLGYISWNMAYIYLKEGKVSLALHYIYKCISSDLNQLDDVLTSTDFDELRKQPTFWKIIDKYRDEFMSKYKQGFRDIPWGMSLNECKKLAKGKSSIQKTIAKYGITALIQTENILLTEASIAYLFSNDRLFAVIMAFNNVTFGDYYNAYELFEKLSNSLKMKYGEPLELDEWSSSLFEEMYKDEDSFVKTTLITLGQYRPLKAWMIGSQEDVLHFIKERLTNKKEDIINFLLKTNFEFDMTYLFLEASPNKSELLLGVNISVVFLDLDQLSEMSEVVKGLTDIF